Proteins encoded together in one Hevea brasiliensis isolate MT/VB/25A 57/8 chromosome 16, ASM3005281v1, whole genome shotgun sequence window:
- the LOC110664594 gene encoding protein GLUTAMINE DUMPER 6-like yields the protein MEAKMSPAATSTPSIHVWHSPIPFLFGGLAVMLTLIAAALIVLACSHRKNSSRPAASSLDLPVEAQPKIVVILAGDDQPTCIATPLASSTTSCQHV from the coding sequence ATGGAGGCGAAGATGAGCCCTGCTGCAACCTCTACACCAAGCATCCATGTATGGCATTCTCCAATACCTTTCCTTTTCGGTGGTTTAGCTGTCATGTTAACTCTCATTGCTGCTGCTTTAATCGTTCTAGCTTGCTCCCATAGAAAGAATTCTTCAAGACCTGCAGCAAGTTCGCTGGACTTGCCAGTTGAGGCTCAGCCAAAGATTGTTGTTATATTGGCTGGAGATGACCAGCCAACTTGCATAGCAACACCACTCGCTTCTTCAACAACTTCTTGTCAACATGTCTGA
- the LOC131174768 gene encoding protein GLUTAMINE DUMPER 3-like, which translates to MRPASNHTTSGAGVGFSHWNSPMPYLFGGLALLLGIITVALIILACSYRQSVSNSATQVREETPVKQVDSSEPKIVVIMAGDENPTYLAKPKPVSCDCHNEEQV; encoded by the coding sequence atgaGGCCTGCAAGCAACCACACAACAAGTGGTGCTGGTGTTGGATTCTCGCACTGGAACTCTCCCATGCCTTACCTCTTTGGTGGGCTAGCACTCCTGCTGGGAATCATCACTGTTGCTTTGATAATCCTTGCCTGCTCATATAGGCAGTCTGTGTCCAATTCAGCAACACAGGTTCGCGAAGAGACACCAGTCAAGCAAGTAGACAGCTCTGAGCCAAAGATTGTTGTGATCATGGCTGGTGATGAGAATCCTACGTACTTGGCTAAGCCTAAGCCTGTCTCTTGCGATTGCCACAATGAAGAACAAGTTTAA